One window from the genome of Sandaracinaceae bacterium encodes:
- a CDS encoding serine/threonine-protein kinase: MKICPSCKTEFAGGEVFCPNDGARLVTASQWDGPTKIGDGEDPMIGTILSERYKILKQIGEGGMGLVYEAEHVAIGKRVALKVLRDDFSGRPEVVERFKQEARSASRIGNDHIVDISDFGTTPSGASYFVMELLEGEDLAEVLQREGQLPLARAADIILQCCKALGAAHSKGIVHRDMKPENIFLTERDGRHDFVKIVDFGIAKMSDIETDGAPGRKLTKTGMIFGTPEYMSPEQAAGKELDHRVDVYALAVILFEMLTGRVPFVGDTFMGILTQHMFEDPPPMHDVNPHVDVPEAVVGFIYRGLAKDADQRYQSCDEMGGCLSEAMAGRFEGSTTYVGYGSPVPGARGGAARVMTPETTHGGIPAVKSGPPMGLIVGVATLLVAVAVGGGVVWYLGQNGETDPTGGEPIANAPVDSGVVAALPATPDAGVAAAPEVDAGPAMVTVSVNNEPSVRVYVEDRGEVCAETPCSFETLAGENITVRARRGRHQGEMEIAPTENTAIQLAMQRIRPSVGRGGGGSKQGGGDTSGGGSRGGGGSGDLKIPDIFRSPR; this comes from the coding sequence ACAAGATCTTGAAGCAGATCGGCGAGGGCGGGATGGGCCTCGTGTACGAAGCCGAGCACGTCGCCATCGGCAAGCGGGTCGCCCTCAAGGTGCTCCGCGACGACTTCTCGGGCCGGCCCGAGGTCGTCGAGCGGTTCAAGCAGGAGGCGCGGAGCGCGAGCCGGATCGGCAACGATCACATCGTCGACATCTCCGACTTCGGCACGACGCCGAGCGGCGCGAGCTACTTCGTGATGGAGCTGCTCGAGGGCGAGGACCTCGCGGAGGTGCTCCAGCGGGAGGGGCAGCTGCCGCTCGCGCGCGCGGCGGACATCATCTTGCAATGCTGCAAGGCGCTCGGCGCGGCGCACAGCAAGGGCATCGTGCACCGCGACATGAAGCCCGAGAACATCTTCCTCACCGAGCGGGACGGCCGACACGACTTCGTGAAGATCGTCGACTTCGGCATCGCGAAGATGAGCGACATCGAGACCGACGGCGCGCCGGGCCGGAAGCTCACGAAGACCGGCATGATCTTCGGCACGCCCGAGTACATGTCGCCCGAGCAGGCGGCGGGCAAAGAGCTCGACCACCGGGTCGATGTCTACGCGCTCGCCGTCATCCTCTTCGAGATGCTGACGGGCCGCGTCCCCTTCGTGGGCGACACGTTCATGGGGATCCTCACCCAGCACATGTTCGAGGACCCGCCCCCCATGCACGACGTGAACCCGCACGTCGACGTCCCCGAGGCGGTGGTGGGGTTCATCTACCGAGGCCTCGCGAAGGACGCGGACCAGCGCTACCAGAGCTGCGACGAGATGGGCGGCTGCCTCTCCGAGGCGATGGCGGGTCGCTTCGAGGGCTCGACCACCTACGTCGGATACGGCTCGCCCGTGCCCGGTGCGCGCGGCGGCGCGGCGCGCGTGATGACGCCCGAGACGACCCACGGCGGCATCCCGGCCGTGAAGTCCGGCCCTCCGATGGGGCTCATCGTCGGCGTCGCCACGCTGCTCGTCGCCGTCGCGGTCGGAGGGGGCGTGGTCTGGTACCTCGGGCAGAACGGCGAGACGGACCCGACCGGCGGCGAGCCGATCGCGAACGCGCCCGTCGACTCCGGCGTGGTCGCTGCGTTGCCGGCGACGCCCGACGCGGGCGTGGCGGCGGCCCCCGAGGTGGACGCAGGGCCCGCGATGGTCACCGTCAGCGTCAACAACGAGCCGAGCGTGCGCGTGTACGTCGAGGACCGCGGCGAGGTGTGCGCGGAGACGCCGTGCAGCTTCGAGACCCTGGCCGGGGAGAACATCACGGTCCGAGCCCGCCGCGGTCGCCATCAGGGCGAGATGGAGATCGCGCCCACGGAGAACACGGCCATTCAACTCGCGATGCAGCGCATCCGGCCGTCGGTGGGGCGAGGCGGCGGCGGAAGCAAGCAGGGCGGCGGCGACACCAGCGGCGGCGGGAGCCGAGGCGGAGGGGGCTCGGGAGACCTCAAGATCCCGGACATCTTCCGCAGCCCGCGCTGA